The genomic region aaccgacatcttgcttgcatcaagcagcgtcccgtctctcaatcgcggcaaattggtgaccccgacgtgatggggtggtgaaccgcctagctgagcggcttgctgcgagtcccacggaactttgaatgagctgctgaaaggaagcaggaactggccaggaatccctctggatttaagaggtgagctgtgggaaacatggggaatcagatgtcccccgcagagagagacgtatatgaagttatgaaaacgctcctccggaaacataaaaaagatatttccgggcaggacttaaagattatgcttaagtgggtacaaatgaagatccccactgttacggcctccagtatttttacccgggaactttgggacaatgtgggggtaaagttgtgggacttagcgacgtcagggaatgccgaggctcagcgtttgcttccgtggtggagaaatatctttgaggctattaaggcacagaaaaagggccataaagactctccagatactaagggggaaccttcatcagctccgcctttgcttccccctccgctacctccgcgacgcgctaagtcgcccggacccttaaaggtctgtgccgcaggctaccctcctgaggaagatccgcttgacccggggcccgttgatcctgataaagagcctgacttgtacccccctgaccctcatgatacgtgggcgaatattagacgtcaagctttaaaagaaggtgacttggaaatagcgcgaacgatagtcgcccctgttatttatcaaggccggggagtgcagtgggaggctttgtccttcccggtgattaaagagctgcgccgtaccgtcacagaacacgggctctcttccccatattttgcgagcctgctgtcttctgtctttgatacgtatgttatgactccccatgatttaaaatcgctagcgcaattgttattaaccccttcccagtattccctgtgggagtcgcattggagggggggccttcaaactctcctcaacagctacgtgggtcataataatgctgctcttgccgcactgaccatggagcaccttatgggtacgggtcagcactctaatccagcggcacaggctcgagattgtccacgagaggccctggaagcgatccgcgaagaagcaaaaaaggctttacttaaaatacccgattccagtaaacctcaaaaggcattcacctctattacgcaggaaccttgggagccgtacatgcaattcattgatagacttaagcaagctttagaacgccaaatagataataccgaagctcgagaaattttgctattaaaattagcagttgaaaatgctaacgccgactgtaaaaaattacttaaatctctccctaacccagctctgactttggttgaaatggtagaggcttgtaatcgtatcggtactgtggaccataaatttgaagcgatggcagctgctttcgcagctatgagaggcatgtctgggggaggaaattgttacggttgtggtaaaccaggccatatcaaacgaaattatCTtgcttctaatgggggggctaaagcccaagcccctgagatctgtccccgatgcaggaaggggcgtcattatgctaatcaatgtcgttctaagtataattttcaagggcagccgatacagggaaaccgcttgcggagcgcggggcagcgacgcgcacagacacaagtatcgtcgccggtggatcgagccatgcagatgggtgtgacctcgccacaagtcttcgcccagcaacagccggtagcgccggattggacctggcaacctcacacgcagtaacgttacttgattcctctgttcatttattagcaactaatgtttcaggtcctttatccccgaaaacacaagggctactattagggagatcatcggttaccttagacggactttttgtattgcctggagtaattgatgcggataccgttggggaaattaaaatcatggcctggaccccatttcccccttgcacagtacccaaaggaagccgcattgcacaattactactgatcccgcagaacgcaagctctctttcgcctcacccacctctgcagtaaagacaaggaggttttggatctactggggatccacagattctctgggtacagtccatttcccagaagcgaccactttgtcaatgtactcttattcacggcactcagcaagtaatcc from Larus michahellis chromosome W, bLarMic1.1, whole genome shotgun sequence harbors:
- the LOC141735601 gene encoding endogenous retrovirus group K member 7 Gag polyprotein-like, with amino-acid sequence MGNQMSPAERDVYEVMKTLLRKHKKDISGQDLKIMLKWVQMKIPTVTASSIFTRELWDNVGVKLWDLATSGNAEAQRLLPWWRNIFEAIKAQKKGHKDSPDTKGEPSSAPPLLPPPLPPRRAKSPGPLKVCAAGYPPEEDPLDPGPVDPDKEPDLYPPDPHDTWANIRRQALKEGDLEIARTIVAPVIYQGRGVQWEALSFPVIKELRRTVTEHGLSSPYFASLLSSVFDTYVMTPHDLKSLAQLLLTPSQYSLWESHWRGGLQTLLNSYVGHNNAALAALTMEHLMGTGQHSNPAAQARDCPREALEAIREEAKKALLKIPDSSKPQKAFTSITQEPWEPYMQFIDRLKQALERQIDNTEAREILLLKLAVENANADCKKLLKSLPNPALTLVEMVEACNRIGTVDHKFEAMAAAFAAMRGMSGGGNCYGCGKPGHIKRNYLASNGGAKAQAPEICPRCRKGRHYANQCRSKYNFQGQPIQGNRLRSAGQRRAQTQVSSPVDRAMQMGVTSPQVFAQQQPVAPDWTWQPHTQ